From a region of the Odoribacter splanchnicus DSM 20712 genome:
- a CDS encoding RNA polymerase sigma-70 factor, whose protein sequence is MLEKQAEDFRKMRSGDMKAFERLFVSLYPGLCNIANHYLNNEMLSKDVAQDAFIKWWNKREDFRDFAAVKSFLYITIRNQCLNYIRDHRKEVDLAGRFSEETDADFDLMVIEEEAIEALYSAIDRLPAQSARIMRLVVKGDKNQEIADQLGISVNSVKTLKYNALNILRKELTGSLLLLLAWFEVQG, encoded by the coding sequence ATGCTAGAAAAACAGGCTGAGGATTTTCGGAAAATGCGTTCCGGTGACATGAAGGCTTTCGAACGTTTGTTTGTGAGTCTGTATCCGGGATTGTGTAATATTGCCAACCATTACCTTAATAATGAAATGTTGAGTAAGGATGTTGCTCAGGATGCTTTTATCAAATGGTGGAATAAACGGGAAGATTTCAGAGATTTTGCAGCTGTGAAATCTTTTTTATATATTACTATCAGAAATCAGTGCCTGAACTATATCCGGGACCATCGGAAAGAGGTGGATCTGGCCGGGAGGTTTTCGGAAGAAACAGATGCCGATTTCGATTTGATGGTGATTGAAGAGGAAGCTATTGAAGCGCTTTATTCGGCTATCGATCGTCTTCCGGCACAATCTGCCCGGATTATGCGTTTGGTTGTAAAAGGAGATAAAAATCAAGAGATCGCCGATCAGTTAGGAATTTCGGTCAATTCTGTAAAAACCCTGAAATACAATGCTTTGAATATCCTTCGGAAAGAATTGACAGGATCGTTATTGTTATTACTTGCCTGGTTTGAGGTACAAGGATAA
- a CDS encoding amidophosphoribosyltransferase, with the protein MSGFFGCVSRKECVADVFYGTDYHSHLGTKKAGMAFYNGEDFVRSIHSIESAYFRNKFEPELGRFIGSYLGIGVISDMESQPITVTSHLGRFAVVTVGRIDNLEEISAQLLKEKIHFAEMSGSAINPTEVVSILINKGETFKEGIENVYRMVKGSCSFLILTDSCIYAARDKFGRTPIIIGKNEFGYVVASESSSFTNLGYNIVRDLGPHEAIRVSKDGITPIIAAGCRKQICSFLWVYYGYPSAYYEGINVEDARYRCGAAMAKRDELTLDFAAGIPDSGVGHAIGYSNEKGIPYKRPFVKYTPTWPRSFMPQNQNMRDLVAKMKLLPNEAFTRDARIVFLDDSIVRGTQLKDNVVKLRECGVKEVHIRIACPPLIYPCCFLNFSTSRSTFDLFARRVIRDLEGTSELTDEILKPYSDPDSEKYKEMVRVMCQHLQLDSLQFQRLDDLVKAIGLPKEQLCTHCWDNSSYME; encoded by the coding sequence ATGAGCGGATTTTTTGGTTGCGTATCACGCAAAGAGTGCGTTGCCGATGTTTTCTACGGCACCGATTACCATTCACATCTGGGAACGAAGAAAGCCGGTATGGCTTTTTATAACGGAGAGGATTTTGTCCGGTCGATTCACAGTATAGAAAGTGCTTATTTCCGGAATAAGTTCGAGCCGGAATTGGGACGTTTCATTGGTTCTTACCTGGGGATCGGGGTGATCAGCGATATGGAGTCGCAGCCGATAACGGTAACTTCGCATTTGGGGCGTTTTGCCGTAGTGACGGTAGGGCGAATCGATAATCTGGAAGAGATATCCGCTCAGTTGTTGAAGGAAAAGATTCACTTTGCCGAAATGTCCGGGTCGGCCATCAACCCGACCGAAGTAGTCAGTATTCTGATCAACAAAGGAGAGACATTCAAGGAAGGTATAGAGAACGTTTACCGTATGGTCAAGGGGTCTTGTTCTTTTTTAATTCTGACAGACAGTTGTATTTATGCTGCCCGTGATAAGTTCGGCCGTACTCCCATCATTATCGGTAAGAATGAATTCGGTTATGTTGTGGCCAGTGAAAGCTCTTCGTTTACCAATTTAGGCTATAATATAGTCCGTGATCTGGGACCGCATGAAGCGATACGGGTTTCGAAAGACGGGATTACACCGATTATTGCTGCCGGTTGCAGGAAACAGATATGTTCTTTTTTGTGGGTTTATTATGGCTATCCTTCTGCTTATTACGAAGGGATCAATGTAGAAGATGCCCGTTACCGTTGTGGGGCTGCTATGGCGAAACGTGATGAATTGACTCTTGATTTTGCTGCCGGAATTCCGGACTCGGGTGTGGGACATGCTATCGGATATTCCAACGAGAAGGGGATTCCTTATAAAAGACCTTTTGTGAAATATACACCGACCTGGCCGCGGAGTTTTATGCCGCAAAATCAAAATATGCGTGATTTGGTCGCTAAGATGAAGTTGTTACCGAACGAGGCGTTTACGCGGGATGCCCGGATCGTTTTTTTGGACGATTCTATCGTTCGGGGTACCCAGTTGAAAGACAATGTCGTGAAATTGCGTGAATGCGGAGTGAAAGAGGTACATATCCGGATCGCCTGTCCTCCTTTGATCTACCCCTGTTGTTTTCTTAATTTCTCCACTTCCCGTTCGACCTTTGACTTATTTGCCCGCCGTGTCATCCGCGACCTGGAAGGAACTTCCGAACTGACGGACGAAATACTGAAACCTTATTCGGATCCGGATTCAGAGAAATATAAGGAGATGGTGAGGGTGATGTGCCAGCATCTCCAGTTGGATTCTCTGCAATTCCAACGCTTGGACGATCTCGTGAAAGCGATCGGTTTACCTAAAGAACAGCTCTGTACACATTGCTGGGATAATTCCAGTTATATGGAATAA
- a CDS encoding TonB-dependent receptor — translation MKKSANWWLALPKNKPRKLFWVMKLPFLMCVFFATSVSAEVWAQQRLTMRLGETGLKEVFKEIQRQTNKAVVYNDDQLTLSKKVKANFTDVELEEILKQVLQGQGMSYKFMDDYIILVKQPATPQHVEEVTVKGKVTDKEGMPLPGVTIVLKGTTIGTASDVDGNFSLNIPKAGMVLQFSYVGMKNKELTVQGNGEFNIVMEYDQSDLDEVVVIGYGTATKKDLTGAVARFDSKIIEESTATNIAHMMQGQVAGLSILNGDGSPGSAARLEIRGVPSLTGALAPLIVVDNVPMPSDFDINELNPDDVQSIDILKGASSAAIYGSRGAAGVIMITMKAGQRNQKPIINYSYDYSATRLVSDVNTLNADEYKMLFLEAITNSAKADGFEDVNLYPMYQKVTAPGYFGEEDTPWMKHIMRNGSTQQHRLSIRGGSQDFGYYASFGYANEEGMVKATDFQRYTYTLGFDADINKWIKANAKFSGTTSDRHVNGASLSTAAAARPDIPAYNEDGSLYLHPYISGGKVYYVKNPIIEMTENTTTYSQDNFRLTGNLEFQILPELKLLTQYTYQRRKGEESSYASSNTQEGSGYWGDQKGVGRWAYSAGQTMEFEGRLTYNKTFNEKHSLNALGAIVYNKDRQNNTYFKLRDFPDDEVQNGIWQGSDLVDYGGKGGSAVGSVMFSYIARAEYKFMNRYLLTGTFRADGSSRFAPKYRWGKFPSVAAAWIVSEEDFLRESNIFTFLKLRGGWGKTGNAYVGEYGWRTLYENADYENQPATRPSQIGNDRLKWEATEQVDLALDFGFLPNQRISGTLGFYKKKTDGLLYAYTMALSTGLETTQINFANIENKGIEFEIKANIIDNKDWNWFVGFNIGKNKNKITDIDAEYVSYPGSSYLGNTVIQEGKSLGLIYGYKTDGIFQTQEEVNRYEALNPDQPYQEAYGRKTMPGDLKYVDLSGDGYVNKVSGSTEDKTVIGCSRPDFEGGFATRLSWKGLKLSVQGTFSHGAQKIWMGEANMFNMAENQNTQSTALKRWTPENPSNKYPSIRYNFYYNDFGDNAVYDASYVKIQNINLEYSLPRHWVDKTRIFGNVSIFASANNVYTFTSYPGPSPESFSTDAIEGASVDNDMYPTTRTFNFGVKVTIK, via the coding sequence ATGAAAAAAAGTGCGAATTGGTGGCTTGCTCTGCCAAAAAACAAGCCGCGTAAATTATTTTGGGTGATGAAATTACCCTTTTTGATGTGTGTCTTTTTTGCGACTTCAGTCTCGGCAGAGGTTTGGGCACAGCAACGGTTGACTATGCGGTTGGGTGAAACCGGACTAAAAGAGGTATTTAAAGAAATCCAGCGTCAGACAAATAAGGCGGTCGTGTATAATGACGATCAGTTGACTTTGAGTAAGAAAGTAAAAGCAAATTTTACCGATGTAGAACTGGAAGAGATATTGAAACAAGTGTTGCAAGGCCAGGGGATGTCGTATAAATTCATGGACGATTATATTATACTGGTAAAACAGCCAGCAACACCGCAGCATGTCGAAGAAGTAACGGTAAAAGGCAAGGTGACTGATAAGGAAGGAATGCCTTTACCGGGAGTAACTATCGTATTGAAAGGCACGACGATAGGTACCGCCTCCGATGTCGATGGGAATTTTTCCTTAAATATTCCGAAAGCGGGAATGGTGTTACAATTTTCTTATGTCGGAATGAAAAATAAAGAATTAACTGTTCAGGGGAACGGGGAGTTCAATATAGTTATGGAATATGATCAAAGCGATCTGGATGAGGTGGTGGTGATCGGTTACGGTACGGCTACGAAAAAAGATTTGACCGGAGCAGTAGCCCGTTTTGACTCTAAAATTATCGAGGAGTCTACTGCAACGAATATTGCCCATATGATGCAGGGACAGGTGGCCGGTTTGAGTATCCTGAATGGCGACGGTTCGCCGGGTAGCGCTGCCCGGCTGGAAATTCGGGGTGTACCTTCCCTGACAGGAGCTTTGGCTCCGTTGATTGTCGTGGACAATGTGCCTATGCCTTCGGATTTCGATATTAATGAATTGAATCCCGATGATGTACAGAGTATCGATATTTTGAAGGGGGCTTCTTCAGCAGCGATATATGGGTCCCGGGGAGCTGCCGGAGTCATTATGATTACGATGAAAGCCGGACAAAGAAATCAGAAACCGATTATTAATTATAGTTATGATTACAGTGCTACCCGTCTGGTATCGGATGTAAATACGCTGAATGCTGACGAGTACAAGATGTTGTTTTTGGAGGCGATCACAAATTCCGCTAAAGCCGATGGGTTTGAGGATGTAAATCTGTATCCGATGTATCAGAAGGTCACGGCTCCCGGATATTTCGGTGAAGAAGATACTCCCTGGATGAAACATATCATGCGTAATGGCTCTACTCAGCAACATCGGCTCTCCATCCGGGGTGGAAGCCAGGATTTCGGATATTATGCTTCTTTTGGATATGCTAACGAAGAAGGAATGGTAAAAGCTACTGATTTTCAGAGATATACTTATACATTGGGTTTTGATGCCGATATCAATAAATGGATAAAAGCGAATGCAAAATTCTCCGGTACTACTTCTGACCGGCATGTGAACGGCGCTTCTTTGTCAACAGCAGCTGCAGCACGACCGGATATACCGGCTTATAATGAAGATGGGTCCTTGTATTTGCATCCTTATATTTCCGGAGGGAAGGTGTATTATGTTAAGAATCCGATTATTGAGATGACGGAAAATACGACGACTTATAGTCAGGATAATTTCAGATTGACGGGGAACCTTGAATTTCAGATTCTGCCGGAATTGAAACTTTTGACCCAGTATACGTATCAACGCCGGAAAGGAGAAGAGAGTTCTTATGCTTCCAGTAATACCCAAGAGGGTAGTGGTTATTGGGGAGATCAGAAAGGTGTCGGACGCTGGGCATATTCTGCCGGGCAAACCATGGAGTTCGAAGGCCGGTTGACTTACAACAAGACTTTTAATGAGAAACACAGCCTGAACGCTTTAGGGGCCATCGTATATAATAAGGACCGGCAGAATAATACCTATTTTAAGTTACGGGATTTCCCGGACGATGAGGTACAGAATGGAATCTGGCAAGGCAGTGATTTGGTGGATTATGGAGGGAAAGGTGGTTCAGCTGTCGGTTCGGTGATGTTTTCTTATATTGCCCGTGCCGAGTATAAGTTTATGAACCGTTACTTGTTGACAGGTACTTTCCGTGCCGATGGTTCTTCCCGGTTTGCCCCTAAATATCGTTGGGGTAAATTCCCGTCAGTGGCTGCGGCCTGGATTGTGTCGGAAGAAGATTTTCTGCGGGAATCGAATATTTTCACTTTCCTGAAACTGAGAGGAGGATGGGGTAAAACCGGAAATGCTTATGTCGGTGAGTATGGCTGGAGAACACTTTATGAAAATGCGGACTATGAGAATCAGCCTGCCACCCGGCCTTCACAAATCGGGAATGACCGTTTGAAATGGGAAGCTACCGAACAGGTCGATCTGGCACTTGATTTTGGATTCTTACCCAACCAGCGGATTTCCGGAACTTTAGGTTTTTATAAAAAGAAAACGGATGGTTTGTTGTATGCTTATACTATGGCGTTGAGTACAGGCCTGGAGACTACACAGATTAATTTTGCCAATATCGAGAATAAAGGTATCGAATTTGAAATAAAAGCTAATATTATTGATAATAAGGATTGGAATTGGTTCGTTGGCTTTAATATCGGGAAGAATAAAAATAAAATTACGGATATCGATGCCGAATATGTTTCTTATCCTGGGAGCAGTTATCTGGGAAATACAGTGATTCAGGAAGGCAAGAGCTTGGGTTTGATCTACGGGTATAAGACAGATGGTATTTTTCAGACACAGGAGGAAGTGAACCGTTATGAGGCTTTGAATCCGGATCAACCTTACCAGGAGGCTTACGGACGGAAAACGATGCCCGGCGATTTGAAATATGTAGATTTGTCTGGAGATGGGTATGTAAATAAAGTCTCCGGTTCCACTGAAGATAAAACGGTGATCGGTTGTTCCCGGCCCGATTTTGAGGGAGGATTTGCTACCCGTTTGTCCTGGAAAGGATTGAAATTAAGTGTTCAGGGAACATTTAGCCATGGTGCGCAGAAAATCTGGATGGGAGAAGCCAATATGTTCAATATGGCGGAGAATCAAAATACACAGAGCACAGCGTTGAAAAGGTGGACACCCGAGAATCCTTCGAATAAATATCCGAGCATCAGGTATAATTTTTATTATAATGACTTTGGAGATAATGCGGTATACGATGCTTCTTATGTGAAAATACAGAATATAAATCTTGAATACAGCCTGCCGCGGCACTGGGTGGATAAAACCAGGATTTTCGGTAATGTCAGCATATTTGCCTCTGCAAATAATGTGTATACCTTTACTTCTTATCCGGGTCCTTCTCCGGAGTCTTTCAGTACGGATGCGATCGAAGGCGCTTCTGTCGATAACGATATGTATCCGACAACGCGAACATTTAATTTCGGAGTAAAAGTAACTATTAAATAA
- a CDS encoding BACON domain-containing protein produces the protein MKKILFHLFLLASLFMAACHDDNGGPSSIVIDKDQQNQTAYADDTEKTIRFEATEAWHTEVDYTATKATETVEKWVSLDPASGEAGEITIKLALSTNYTGTDRKATIHIICGGTTITVIIEQKGETENGEVPDEDSPADGVRKISEIITSTDGEPNHIVFTYDEQGRVQEYSLYKEISGQKKTEYVTTLTYSEDRIVKKTQAYNDSYTTGTTTYSLSEGRIGKARAETDNFDCDTWYYDSEGNMTKYIERYTITMGSVDQEGNTGATVEVLDSTVTTYIWQNGVVKTMHYYPEDNVSNDIITSEFEYYDLDEIRPLPSVIKLQYYPEELAGEDLTLFGYNGNVPARFIKKVTTSGDRWNKDNGTTTYRYVTDSKGYVVQIYSKWESAQGKTDAEEKLECEIIYE, from the coding sequence ATGAAAAAAATTTTATTCCATTTATTTCTGCTGGCCTCATTATTTATGGCAGCTTGCCATGACGATAACGGAGGTCCCTCTTCTATTGTCATCGACAAAGATCAGCAAAACCAGACAGCTTACGCCGACGATACAGAAAAAACCATCCGGTTCGAAGCGACAGAAGCCTGGCATACCGAAGTCGACTACACAGCAACAAAAGCAACGGAAACCGTAGAAAAATGGGTAAGTCTCGATCCAGCCAGTGGCGAAGCAGGCGAAATCACCATTAAACTCGCCTTATCCACCAATTACACCGGTACTGACCGAAAAGCGACGATCCACATCATTTGCGGAGGTACGACGATCACGGTCATCATCGAACAAAAAGGAGAAACTGAAAACGGAGAGGTGCCGGATGAAGATTCTCCGGCCGATGGAGTACGTAAAATCTCTGAAATCATTACTTCCACCGACGGCGAACCGAATCACATCGTATTTACCTACGATGAACAAGGACGTGTACAAGAATACTCACTGTATAAAGAAATCTCCGGTCAGAAAAAAACAGAATACGTGACGACTCTGACTTACTCAGAAGACCGGATCGTCAAGAAAACCCAAGCTTACAACGACAGTTATACGACAGGAACAACAACCTATTCGCTATCCGAAGGCCGTATCGGCAAAGCAAGGGCGGAAACCGACAATTTCGATTGTGACACCTGGTACTACGACTCAGAAGGCAATATGACCAAATATATCGAAAGATATACGATTACGATGGGAAGTGTCGATCAGGAAGGAAATACAGGAGCAACCGTCGAAGTTCTCGATTCGACTGTCACCACTTATATCTGGCAAAACGGAGTGGTGAAAACCATGCATTACTATCCGGAAGACAATGTTTCCAACGATATCATCACCTCGGAATTCGAATATTACGACCTGGATGAAATCCGGCCATTACCATCGGTAATAAAACTACAATATTACCCGGAAGAACTGGCGGGTGAAGATCTGACTTTATTTGGTTATAACGGTAATGTTCCTGCCCGGTTCATAAAAAAAGTAACTACTTCGGGAGACCGGTGGAATAAAGACAATGGCACGACTACTTATCGCTATGTAACCGATTCTAAAGGATATGTGGTCCAAATCTACAGCAAATGGGAGTCCGCGCAGGGCAAGACCGATGCAGAAGAAAAACTGGAATGTGAAATCATTTATGAATAA
- a CDS encoding FecR family protein: MKDLSAYYEIARLITAELSETITPEEKGRLNVWLAEDERHYMRYCRIRERLKRGEGENVFRNPERVREDMEKLKKKLSGNKRRFLLSGNYFWRYGAVAVFTIGIAIGLIERPWEDRSSEMSPMAQQPAVLPGSYKAVLTLASGEQVNLEEWCRDSLWKDGTLIRKRKGELTYEQKAGDMQQEEMLFNTITIPRSGEYKLVLSDGTKVWLNSASKLKYPVAFTGGQRKVFLEGEAYFEVAADTVHPFLVETSGMSVTVLGTGFNVMAYPEEMEAAVTLVHGKVGVQTDHRQQILQPDEQYVYQTTTRRGTVRKVDVSQYVDWKDGILNFDSMPLEELTRRLGRWYDVDFFFVAEELKTLKYSGAFKKYNDIRYVLNIIEEITNVQFVLNERTIVVNRK, translated from the coding sequence ATGAAAGATTTGTCTGCGTATTATGAGATAGCACGTTTGATTACGGCTGAATTGTCAGAAACAATTACGCCGGAGGAAAAGGGGAGACTTAATGTGTGGTTGGCGGAGGATGAACGCCACTATATGAGATATTGCCGGATACGTGAGCGTTTGAAAAGAGGTGAGGGAGAGAATGTATTCCGGAATCCGGAACGTGTCCGGGAGGATATGGAAAAACTGAAAAAGAAATTGTCCGGAAATAAACGGCGTTTCCTTTTGTCCGGAAATTATTTTTGGCGGTATGGCGCTGTTGCGGTTTTTACGATCGGGATCGCTATAGGACTGATCGAAAGGCCGTGGGAAGATCGGAGTAGTGAAATGTCGCCGATGGCGCAACAGCCGGCTGTCCTGCCTGGATCGTATAAGGCCGTGTTGACATTGGCTAGTGGCGAACAGGTGAACCTGGAGGAATGGTGCAGGGATTCGCTTTGGAAAGATGGGACATTGATCCGAAAGAGAAAAGGGGAACTGACATATGAACAAAAGGCCGGGGATATGCAGCAGGAGGAAATGCTTTTCAATACGATTACTATTCCGCGGAGTGGAGAATATAAGCTGGTATTATCCGATGGTACGAAAGTCTGGTTGAATTCGGCTTCGAAATTGAAATATCCGGTAGCATTTACAGGCGGACAACGAAAGGTTTTTCTGGAGGGAGAAGCTTATTTTGAAGTAGCTGCCGATACAGTACATCCTTTTCTGGTGGAGACATCGGGAATGAGCGTGACCGTATTGGGAACCGGATTTAATGTGATGGCTTATCCGGAGGAGATGGAGGCGGCAGTAACTTTAGTGCATGGAAAGGTCGGGGTGCAGACGGACCATCGGCAACAGATCTTACAACCTGATGAACAATATGTTTATCAGACGACTACCCGGCGGGGAACGGTTAGAAAGGTAGATGTGTCGCAGTATGTCGACTGGAAAGATGGAATCCTGAATTTTGATTCGATGCCTTTGGAAGAACTCACTCGCAGGCTGGGCCGTTGGTACGATGTGGATTTCTTTTTTGTTGCTGAAGAACTGAAAACTTTGAAATATTCCGGTGCTTTTAAGAAATATAATGATATACGTTATGTTTTGAATATTATAGAAGAGATTACGAATGTTCAATTTGTTTTGAACGAGAGGACTATTGTAGTAAATAGAAAATAA
- a CDS encoding RagB/SusD family nutrient uptake outer membrane protein, whose translation MNKIYSSLSLILLLLTLGSCDSMFDNEIPPHDLVGDNAITNESSAKVALNGVYSYLEGWGTWSAYYICDNEFRTGLLDPTAFYRSKTEGEQLPRLQVLDDNSDAENPWKSGYKIVNSANNFIYYTDRLPESAFGPNRKTEMLAEARFLRGFAHAFLLRKYGYFWDLDSRLGTIIRLEPSSLSNNNQARATVKESYEKIFEDLDYAIKYAPAFYSRYRVCATFAKAFKADLLMNRGADGDYSEAIRLANEVIGSAEFGMEDTYADIFQHGYDSKELLFTRFMKNPPAMDDNVGSLFKMFGGGTYQPSSAYLAVFPEEDPRYEVTFDSLEFTNLNGEKYKRQIWKKHYVSTGDCPMYYMRVAQMYLIKAEAMLRTDSPVKDVVDVLNIVRNRAGATPLKASDYPDRESLMNEIFNENLREIGMENGALYYLAVRMRVGGKRLLKTWNDNYEKDDQLCFPIPRAEFEHNTSVEQKPL comes from the coding sequence ATGAATAAGATATATAGCAGTTTGTCGTTGATACTTTTGCTGCTGACATTAGGAAGTTGTGACAGTATGTTCGATAATGAAATTCCGCCTCATGATTTGGTGGGAGATAATGCGATTACCAATGAATCTTCGGCAAAGGTCGCTTTGAATGGGGTATACTCCTACCTGGAGGGATGGGGAACATGGAGTGCCTATTACATTTGTGATAATGAATTCCGTACAGGATTGTTAGATCCTACAGCTTTTTATCGTTCAAAAACGGAAGGGGAACAATTACCCCGTTTGCAGGTATTGGATGATAATTCTGATGCGGAGAATCCCTGGAAGAGTGGTTATAAGATTGTGAATTCGGCCAATAATTTCATCTATTATACCGATCGTTTACCGGAAAGTGCTTTCGGGCCGAACCGTAAGACGGAAATGTTGGCCGAAGCCCGTTTCCTGAGGGGCTTCGCGCATGCTTTTTTGTTACGGAAATACGGATATTTCTGGGATCTCGACAGCCGGTTAGGGACGATTATACGCCTGGAACCTTCTTCGCTTTCCAACAACAATCAGGCAAGAGCTACAGTCAAAGAATCTTATGAAAAGATTTTTGAAGATTTGGACTATGCCATAAAATATGCTCCGGCATTTTATTCCAGGTACCGTGTGTGTGCTACTTTCGCGAAAGCTTTTAAAGCCGACTTACTGATGAACCGGGGGGCTGATGGCGATTATAGCGAAGCCATCCGTTTGGCAAATGAAGTGATCGGTAGTGCGGAGTTTGGAATGGAGGATACTTATGCTGATATTTTTCAGCATGGATATGACTCGAAAGAGTTATTGTTTACCCGTTTCATGAAGAATCCTCCTGCGATGGATGATAATGTGGGGAGTTTGTTTAAAATGTTCGGTGGCGGGACTTATCAACCGTCGAGTGCGTATCTTGCGGTTTTTCCGGAAGAGGATCCCCGGTATGAAGTGACTTTCGATTCTCTGGAATTTACTAATCTGAACGGGGAAAAATATAAAAGACAAATCTGGAAGAAGCATTATGTATCCACCGGCGACTGTCCGATGTATTATATGCGTGTAGCTCAGATGTACCTGATCAAGGCGGAAGCGATGTTACGGACCGACAGTCCTGTGAAAGACGTGGTGGATGTCCTGAATATTGTCCGTAACCGGGCAGGAGCTACGCCGTTGAAAGCATCGGATTATCCGGACCGGGAAAGTCTGATGAATGAAATCTTCAATGAAAATCTCCGGGAAATCGGTATGGAGAATGGAGCCTTGTACTATCTTGCCGTGCGGATGAGAGTCGGAGGCAAACGGCTGTTGAAAACCTGGAACGATAATTATGAAAAAGACGATCAGCTTTGTTTCCCGATACCGCGTGCTGAGTTTGAGCATAATACCAGTGTAGAACAAAAACCACTTTAA